The sequence CCACAATTCGCCGCCCACGCCTTTCTCAATCAAGACCGGATCAACCGGCGCTTTCAGGCTGTTATCCAGCCAGATGAAATAAAAAGAAGAGCCCACCCAGGCAATGGCAAAGATGACATGCATCCAGCGCAACAGCATGGACGCGCATTCGATCACGTAGCTGGCATCCATCGGCGCCTAGCTCCCGCGGTAGGTGGAGTAGCTCCACGGCGAGACCAGCAGTGGCACGTGATAGCCTGCAGCCGGATTGGCAATGCCAAAACGCAGCACAACAATATCCAGGAACGGAGGATCGGGCAGGGCCACGCGCTGCAGCCTGAAATAGGCGGCGACTTCAAACTGCAGTTCATAGACACCGGCGGTGAACAAATCGCCGCTCAACAGCGGCTGATCGACGCGGCCATCTTTATTGGTATGCCCCTCAAACACGCTTTGCGGGCCCGCCGGGGTAATGCGCAGCAAGCGCAGGCGCATGCCCCCCGCCGGCTGGCCGTGCGCTGTATCCAGAACATGAACCGAGAGCTTGCCCATATGCCTGCCAGATCCGTGAGGAGACGTAGTCGATTATAGAAGCCCGGCGCGGCATCGCCGGGCCCCCTGCGGTGCATAACGACTATGCCTGCGGCCAGATAGCGCGGCGTGGCGGCACTGGCGCGCTCATGTGGCGGCAGACAGGAACTCTATAAACGACATCACCTTGTTGAAGCCGGGTCGTGTCTCATACAGTTGAACAACACGGCACGCCTGACCCGGAGTCTCCATGGCCACCCTTTATACTCTTGCCGGTTTATCCACGTTCTCGCAGCCAGAGTTTGTCGCTGCCCTGGGCGATTTGTATGAGCACTCGCCCTGGGTGGCCGCCGATGCCTGGCAAGCCAGACCCTTTACCAGCGTGGCGGCTTTGCAGACGGCCTTGAGCCAGAGCATGCGCGCAGCCGGCGCAGATCAGCAGCTGGCGCTGATTCGCGCCCACCCTGAGCTGGTAGGTCGCGCGGCGGTGCGTGGCGAACTCACGCAGGATTCCCGGTCAGAACAAGCCGGCGCCGGGCTTGATCAATGTTCGGCGGAGGAGTTCGCGCAGATCCAGTTGCTCAACGCGGCCTGGCAACAGAAGTTTGGCTTTCCCTTTGTGATTGCCGTGCGTGGGCTGGACCGCGCCACCATCATTGCCCGCATGCAGGAACGCCTGGCGCATGACGCGCCCGCAGAAATGGCCGAAGCGCTGAACCAGATCGACCGCATAGCAGCCCTGCGTCTGGCCCAGCGTCTTGCGGATCATTAAGTCAGGCCGCAGCCAGTTGTCTGGCCCGTGCTTCAAGCATGCTGGCGCCATAGCTGCGGGCCACGCTGGCCACCTGTTCGCGGAACCAGCGGCATTCCTCGCCATGATGGCTGCGGTCATGCCACAACATATAGAACTGCATGCGCGGAAACTCGATCGGCGCCTGAGACATCGCCAGCGGCATGTGGTCGCAGAAATACTCGGCAAACATGCGCGGGCCAGAGAAGATCATCTCTGTCTGCATTAATAGATAAGGCACCAGATTAAAGTAGGGCACGTAAGCCACTACATTGCGCTTGAGTCGCTCACGCGCCAGATGCAGATCAATCACCCCGCGCTGACCCACAGAATAGGGGTTGGGTACCAGATGCTCTGCTTCTGCATATTCAGTGATGGTGAGCTTGCGGCCCGCCAGCGGG is a genomic window of Silvimonas iriomotensis containing:
- the uraH gene encoding hydroxyisourate hydrolase, with amino-acid sequence MGKLSVHVLDTAHGQPAGGMRLRLLRITPAGPQSVFEGHTNKDGRVDQPLLSGDLFTAGVYELQFEVAAYFRLQRVALPDPPFLDIVVLRFGIANPAAGYHVPLLVSPWSYSTYRGS
- the uraD gene encoding 2-oxo-4-hydroxy-4-carboxy-5-ureidoimidazoline decarboxylase, translated to MATLYTLAGLSTFSQPEFVAALGDLYEHSPWVAADAWQARPFTSVAALQTALSQSMRAAGADQQLALIRAHPELVGRAAVRGELTQDSRSEQAGAGLDQCSAEEFAQIQLLNAAWQQKFGFPFVIAVRGLDRATIIARMQERLAHDAPAEMAEALNQIDRIAALRLAQRLADH